The following proteins are co-located in the Lentibacillus sp. JNUCC-1 genome:
- the gvpJ gene encoding gas vesicle protein, translating into MAVEHPMQSNTIVDVLEKVLDKGVVIAGDIRVGIADVELITIKIRLIVASVDKAKEIGMDWWENDPYLSSQANQNAYNSLENENKELRERLQALEEKQEVTNNRLNLSEDN; encoded by the coding sequence ATGGCTGTTGAACATCCAATGCAATCGAACACGATCGTTGATGTCCTGGAGAAGGTGCTGGATAAAGGCGTTGTCATCGCTGGTGATATCCGTGTCGGGATTGCTGATGTGGAACTGATTACGATTAAAATCCGCTTAATTGTCGCCTCAGTCGATAAAGCGAAAGAAATCGGTATGGATTGGTGGGAGAATGATCCTTATTTAAGCTCCCAAGCCAATCAAAACGCGTACAATTCTCTTGAAAATGAAAACAAAGAGCTCCGTGAACGTCTTCAAGCACTAGAAGAAAAGCAAGAAGTTACCAATAATCGTTTAAATCTATCAGAGGACAACTAA
- a CDS encoding gas vesicle protein K — MQPANQTSGRINLDPDNAEDGLAQLVMTVIELLRQIVERHAIRRVEGGNLTDQQIEDLGVALMNLEEKMEELKDVFGLTAEDLNIDLGPLGNLL; from the coding sequence ATGCAACCGGCCAACCAGACAAGTGGACGGATTAATCTCGATCCTGACAATGCAGAAGATGGACTTGCCCAGCTGGTTATGACTGTCATTGAACTGCTGCGGCAAATTGTAGAACGCCACGCCATTCGGCGCGTGGAAGGAGGCAACCTGACTGATCAGCAAATTGAAGATCTGGGTGTCGCCTTAATGAATCTGGAAGAGAAGATGGAAGAATTGAAAGATGTTTTCGGACTGACAGCAGAGGATCTGAATATCGATCTCGGTCCATTGGGAAATCTGTTGTAA
- a CDS encoding gas vesicle protein: MPTLRETVENKEVGLIDILDVILDKGVAIKGDLIISIADIDLVYLDLRVLISSVETLVQTYGQERKDVRSDIFDEQRRELVHATGQPDKWTD, from the coding sequence ATGCCGACATTAAGAGAAACCGTTGAAAATAAAGAAGTGGGATTGATCGATATTCTCGACGTCATCCTCGATAAAGGGGTGGCGATTAAAGGTGACTTGATCATATCGATCGCAGACATTGACTTGGTTTATCTGGATTTAAGGGTGCTGATTTCGTCAGTTGAAACACTTGTCCAGACATATGGACAAGAACGAAAAGATGTCAGATCCGATATTTTCGATGAACAAAGGAGGGAGCTTGTCCATGCAACCGGCCAACCAGACAAGTGGACGGATTAA
- a CDS encoding GvpL/GvpF family gas vesicle protein: MNKIYLYALIPTYELELTPLPEVKGFDGQHELYTLSMDEVTAIVSDLEGEEYTEEAIKEKVSNDMPWLQDKAYHHHQVLTQLNETYTIIPLKFCTIYNHADSLKASIEPQQDHIRASFELVKDHEEWTVKIYCDEEQLKERVSQNSPVIEEKKQEIATLSPGRQFFEKKKIDKLLETEVEKEQEQRCQLAHEKFSGSARDSAIKKNLGKDVTGLEQTMCWNSVYLVPEHQVSTFLETIQDEEQDMEKAGYQIQATGPWPAYHFSSFS; encoded by the coding sequence CTCGAATTAACCCCCCTCCCTGAAGTGAAAGGTTTTGATGGCCAACATGAGCTATATACCCTGTCAATGGATGAGGTAACGGCAATCGTCAGTGATTTGGAAGGGGAGGAATACACTGAGGAGGCCATTAAAGAAAAAGTGAGTAACGACATGCCTTGGCTGCAGGATAAAGCCTATCACCATCATCAGGTACTCACACAACTCAACGAAACGTATACGATTATCCCGCTTAAGTTCTGTACGATCTACAATCATGCAGACAGTTTAAAAGCATCAATAGAACCTCAGCAAGATCATATCCGGGCCTCATTCGAATTGGTTAAGGACCATGAAGAATGGACCGTTAAAATATATTGTGATGAAGAACAGCTGAAAGAGCGCGTGAGCCAAAACAGTCCTGTTATTGAAGAAAAGAAACAAGAAATCGCAACCCTTTCTCCTGGACGGCAATTTTTTGAGAAGAAGAAGATTGACAAGCTGCTCGAGACGGAGGTGGAGAAGGAACAGGAGCAGCGATGCCAGCTTGCTCATGAGAAATTCAGCGGCTCAGCCCGGGATTCCGCTATCAAAAAGAATCTGGGTAAAGATGTGACCGGACTGGAGCAGACGATGTGCTGGAACAGTGTTTACCTCGTTCCGGAACATCAAGTAAGTACCTTTCTGGAAACGATCCAAGACGAAGAACAGGATATGGAGAAAGCAGGTTATCAAATTCAAGCCACCGGGCCATGGCCTGCTTATCACTTTTCGAGTTTTTCTTAA